A single region of the Manihot esculenta cultivar AM560-2 chromosome 12, M.esculenta_v8, whole genome shotgun sequence genome encodes:
- the LOC110627952 gene encoding probable terpene synthase 12: MAINLSNLSLFFPKNPHHPQPILFHSSNVEPIWSVKAQKTQSQKTYSQNQRQSSNYQPTVWSHSFIQSLKNENADLLYKDKARKLEEETRAAIYNENEDFLTILELIDDIQRLGLAFRFEKDIKRVLDRFVESKGRNLWTQKSLQATSLIFRLLRQYGYEVSQDEFKNFMDDKGNLLAIYKKDVKVMLSLYEASSLRFEGEDLLDEAMAQTRTHLINTLQKGNLSELDNSTMESISHALELPLYRRMVMLKARWYIEAYNKRKNANHSLLQLAKINFNMVQSILQRDLKEMSRWWNNLGLAGKLTFSRDRLMECFFWTVGMEFEPQFSSCRKGLTKVTSFITIIDDVYDVYGTLDELELFTDAVERWDIDAVKDLPEHMKLCFLALYNTVNEMTYDTLAKHGEFVHPYLKKSWADLCKAFLQEAKWRHKKFTPSFNEYIENGWRSVSGTVILMHAYLLLDQNISKQGLDSLVNYHHILKWPSVVFRLCNDLATLSGELDRGETINSISCYMDEHGVSEEHARKEINKMIDNAWKKMNQYNQTEVNSFTKPFIEASINLARISQCVYQHGDGHGAPDTKSKKRVVSLIIEPISK, translated from the exons ATGGCCATCAATCTCTCCAACTTGTCCCTTTtcttccccaagaatcctcACCATCCTCAGCCAATACTATTTCATAGTTCTAACGTAGAGCCCATTTGGTCAGTGAAGGCTCAGAAAACTCAATCTCAGAAAACTTATTCCCAAAATCAAAGACAATCTTCCAATTACCAACCTACTGTTTGGAGTCACAGCTTTATACAGTCCTTAAAGAATGAAAATGCA GACTTGCTGTACAAAGACAAAGCAAGGAAGTTGGAGGAGGAAACAAGAGCAGCAATTTATAATGAAAATGAGGATTTCTTAACCATTCTTGAACTGATTGATGACATCCAACGTTTGGGATTAGCATTCCGCTTTGAGAAGGACATAAAGAGAGTTCTTGATAGATTTGTAGAATCAAAAGGACGTAATTTGTGGACTCAGAAATCTCTTCAGGCTACTTCTCTCATATTCAGGCTCCTTAGACAGTATGGTTACGAGGTTTCTCAAG ATGAGTTCAAAAATTTCATGGACGATAAGGGTAATCTTCTGGCAATCTACAAGAAGGATGTTAAAGTAATGCTAAGTTTATATGAAGCTTCATCTTTGCGCTTTGAAGGAGAAGATCTTTTAGATGAGGCGATGGCACAAACTAGAACACATCTCATCAATACTCTTCAGAAAGGAAACCTTTCAGAGTTGGATAATTCTACAATGGAAAGTATTAGTCACGCACTGGAGCTCCCATTGTATAGAAGAATGGTTATGTTGAAAGCACGTTGGTATATTGAAGCATACAATAAGAGGAAGAATGCAAATCATTCCTTGCTTCAACTCGCAAAGATTAATTTCAACATGGTTCAATCTATACTCCAAAGAGATCTTAAAGAAATGTCAAG GTGGTGGAACAATTTGGGACTTGCAGGCAAATTAACCTTCAGTAGAGATAGGCTGATGGAATGCTTCTTTTGGACAGTTGGAATGGAGTTTGAACCTCAGTTTAGTTCTTGCCGTAAAGGGCTAACAAAAGTCACATCATTTATAACCATTATTGATGATGTATATGATGTTTATGGCACATTGGATGAATTGGAGTTGTTTACGGATGCTGTTGAAAG ATGGGATATCGATGCAGTGAAAGATCTTCCAGAACATATGAAGCTATGTTTCTTAGCTTTATACAATACTGTCAATGAGATGACTTATGATACTCTAGCAAAACATGGAGAATTCGTCCATCCATATCTAAAAAAATCA TGGGCTGATTTATGCAAAGCATTCTTGCAAGAAGCAAAGTGGAGACACAAAAAATTCACACCATCATTTAATGAATATATTGAAAATGGATGGAGATCCGTATCAGGAACAGTCATACTTATGCATGCCTATCTTTTACTCGaccaaaacatctcaaaacaaggACTCGATTCCTTAGTAAACTACCATCATATATTGAAATGGCCATCTGTTGTTTTTCGACTTTGCAATGATTTGGCAACTTTATCG GGTGAGTTAGATAGAGGTGAAACGATAAATTCAATTTCCTGCTATATGGATGAACATGGAGTTTCAGAGGAGCATGCAcgtaaagaaataaataaaatgatagaTAATGCTtggaagaagatgaatcaatATAATCAAACGGAGGTGAATTCTTTCACGAAGCCTTTCATTGAAGCATCTATTAATCTTGCTAGGATTTCTCAATGTGTATACCAGCATGGAGATGGACATGGAGCTCCTGATACCAAATCCAAGAAAAGAGTTGTATCATTAATAATTGAGCcgatttcaaaataa